The following are encoded together in the Triticum dicoccoides isolate Atlit2015 ecotype Zavitan chromosome 6B, WEW_v2.0, whole genome shotgun sequence genome:
- the LOC119325184 gene encoding E3 ubiquitin-protein ligase ATL6-like, translating into MNTTRGHRNGGSSFLLVIMLVAAAADIAAAQQTGQGPSYFNPQNFNPSMAVIIVVLVTAFFFLGFFSIYIRRCAGGPLGGPGEDLGVPGARPGGLTFLTAARSRRMRGLDPAALEALPTMAYADVKEHKVGKGELECAVCLSEFDDDDTLRLLPKCSHAFHADCIDAWLASHVTCPVCRANLVPGADAPAASGAAASAMPEPDILAATSVPQPAQETTTAPPEQVTVVITDAAEETEEERVRREEAAELVHIGSVKRALRSKSGRSPAAQFPRSHTTGHSLAAAPAESAERYTLRLPEHVLREVVAAGKLRRTKSLQAFREDRAGGSTRRGSRSVRLGQSGRWPAITMSSFLGLSFSAWGSSRRGEADAAGKGGARVAGDGTAGAEQQQCDGGACPLPLGGRRV; encoded by the coding sequence ATGAACACGACGCGTGGCCACCGCAATGGCGGCAGCTCCTTTCTCCTCGTCATCATGCTCGTCGCTGCGGCGGCCGACATCGCGGCCGCGCAGCAGACCGGCCAGGGCCCAAGCTACTTCAACCCCCAGAACTTCAACCCGTCCATGGCGGTCATAATCGTCGTGCTCGTcaccgccttcttcttcctcgggttcTTCTCGATCTACATCCGGCGCTGCGCGGGCGGGCCGCTCGGCGGGCCCGGCGAGGACCTCGGCGTGCCCGGCGCCAGGCCGGGCGGCCTCACGTTCCTCACCGCCGCGCGGTCGAGGAGGAtgagagggctggaccccgccgcgCTCGAGGCCCTCCCTACCATGGCGTACGCCGACGTCAAGGAGCACAAGGTCGGCAAGGGCGAGCTGGAGTGCGCCGTGTGCCTCAGCGAGTTCGACGACGACGACACGCTCCGACTCCTGCCCAAGTGCTCGCACGCGTTCCACGCGGACTGCATCGACGCCTGGCTCGCGTCGCACGTCACCTGCCCGGTCTGCCGCGCGAACCTTGTCCCCGGCGCCGATGCTCCGGCGGCGTCCGGTGCCGCTGCGTCGGCGATGCCGGAGCCGGATATACTAGCCGCGACGTCGGTGCCGCAGCCGGCGCAGGAAACGACCACGGCGCCGCCAGAGCAAGTGACGGTAGTGATCACCGATGCTGCCGAGGAGACGGAGGAGGAGAGGGtcaggagggaggaggcggccgagcTGGTGCACATCGGCAGCGTGAAGCGCGCGCTGCGCAGCAAGTCCGGCCGGAGTCCCGCCGCGCAGTTCCCGCGCTCGCACACCACGGGGCACTCGCTCGCGGCAGCGCCGGCCGAGAGCGCGGAGCGGTACACGCTGAGGCTGCCGGAGCACGTCCTCCGGGAGGTCGTCGCGGCGGGCAAGCTGCGGCGCACGAAGAGCCTGCAAGCGTTTCGGGAAGACCGCGCCGGCGGGAGCACGCGCCGGGGCAGCAGGAGCGTCCGGCTCGGGCAGTCCGGCCGGTGGCCCGCCATCACCATGTCATCGTTCTTGGGACTCTCGTTCTCGGCGTGGGGGTCGTCGCGGCGTGGCGAAGCCGACGCCGCCGGCAAAGGCGGCGCGAGGGTCGCCGGCGACGGCACAGCGGGCGCGGAACAGCAGCAGTGCGACGGCGGGGCGTGCCCACTTCCACTTGGCGGCCGCCGTGTTTGA